From Quercus lobata isolate SW786 unplaced genomic scaffold, ValleyOak3.0 Primary Assembly Scq3eQI_1865, whole genome shotgun sequence, a single genomic window includes:
- the LOC115973087 gene encoding transcription factor bHLH131-like gives MDKATVLAETVWQVRELRKTVPDLEGVCGGSSKDCVFPGGADKLSLENGDGDNDQGLVKVTFSCEDRPGLISAVARTLRSMKGRVVKFEMVTLGGRTKSVLWVQGLSGGNEGIGMLRRALKVVIDRLNLPGISKRSRLA, from the coding sequence ATGGACAAGGCGACCGTGCTTGCAGAGACGGTCTGGCAAGTAAGGGAGTTGAGGAAGACTGTTCCGGATTTGGAAGGTGTTTGTGGTGGTAGCAGTAAGGATTGTGTGTTCCCTGGAGGGGCTGACAAGTTGAGTTTGGAAAACGGTGACGGTGACAATGACCAGGGGCTGGTCAAGGTCACATTTAGCTGTGAGGATAGGCCAGGGTTGATATCAGCCGTGGCAAGGACACTGAGGTCTATGAAAGGGAGGGTGGTAAAGTTTGAGATGGTAACACTAGGTGGAAGGACTAAAAGTGTGTTGTGGGTTCAAGGGCTGAGTGGGGGCAATGAAGGGATTGGAATGCTAAGAAGAGCTTTGAAGGTGGTCATTGACAGGCTCAACTTGCCAGGGATTAGCAAGAGGTCACGGCTCGCTTGA